The following proteins are encoded in a genomic region of Deltaproteobacteria bacterium:
- the pheA gene encoding prephenate dehydratase, whose protein sequence is MTDKQTLRQQIDALDEQLVSLLNQRQALARTIGEIKNQQSLETLDPEREQQVLSHLQQCNTGPLSQEALNNIFREIISAARQIQMPLKVAFLGPEATFTHLAAIKKFGRSSHFGPLPTIQEVFFEVEKGKYHLGVVPIENSTEGVVNDTLDLFVETSLKVCGEVYLEISHDLISRTGQRQDIEIIYTHPQAYAQCRQWLRTHLPEIPVMDVRSTGVAAQKAAQNPNSAAIASSFAASLYNLRVVEPRIENHRGNATHFFIIGPQSQAPTGADKTSIIFGVDDVPGALYSMLRPLAERRINMTRIVSRPIKTVAWRYLFFVDLDGHRDEEPVKGCLAEMERLSVFFKVMGSFPRSEVVEKIS, encoded by the coding sequence ATGACCGACAAGCAAACCCTACGGCAGCAGATTGACGCCTTAGATGAACAATTGGTTTCTCTGCTCAATCAACGCCAGGCCTTAGCTCGGACCATCGGCGAGATCAAAAACCAGCAGAGCCTGGAGACCCTGGATCCGGAGCGGGAACAACAGGTCCTGTCCCATTTGCAGCAATGCAATACCGGGCCACTCAGCCAAGAGGCCTTGAATAACATTTTCCGGGAGATCATCTCTGCGGCCCGGCAGATTCAGATGCCCTTGAAGGTGGCTTTTTTGGGACCCGAAGCGACCTTTACCCATCTGGCGGCGATTAAAAAATTTGGCCGCAGCAGCCATTTCGGACCATTGCCGACTATCCAGGAGGTATTTTTCGAGGTGGAAAAAGGTAAGTACCATCTAGGGGTAGTTCCTATTGAAAATTCTACCGAGGGGGTAGTCAACGATACCCTGGACCTGTTCGTGGAGACGTCGCTCAAGGTCTGTGGGGAGGTCTATTTGGAGATTTCGCATGATCTGATCTCCCGCACCGGTCAGCGCCAGGACATTGAAATAATCTATACCCACCCGCAGGCCTATGCCCAGTGCCGACAATGGCTCCGGACCCACCTCCCGGAAATTCCGGTCATGGATGTGCGCTCCACCGGCGTGGCCGCACAGAAGGCCGCCCAGAACCCTAATTCGGCGGCCATTGCCAGTTCTTTTGCGGCCTCTCTCTACAATCTTCGGGTGGTCGAACCCCGCATTGAGAATCATCGGGGTAATGCCACCCATTTCTTTATTATCGGGCCGCAGAGCCAGGCTCCTACCGGGGCCGACAAAACCTCAATAATCTTTGGGGTCGATGACGTGCCCGGGGCCTTGTATAGTATGTTGCGACCGCTGGCCGAACGCCGCATCAACATGACCCGCATTGTTTCCCGACCCATTAAGACGGTGGCCTGGCGCTACCTCTTTTTCGTTGACCTGGACGGCCATCGGGATGAAGAGCCGGTTAAGGGGTGCCTGGCAGAAATGGAGCGACTGAGTGTGTTCTTTAAGGTTATGGGCTCATTCCCGCGCTCGGAAGTGGTTGAGAAGATCAGTTGA
- the aroD gene encoding type I 3-dehydroquinate dehydratase: MSRLKICVPVIERSNQAAAQALKQIAARGYVAELRVDYLAQPDLPWLLEARPGPVIVTNRLPQEGGQWQGSETDRQRLLEEALELGVEYLDVELQAETQWRDDLLARRGSTRIILSWHDFQGTPETTRLEDILAEQMQQNADLVKLVTLARKSEDNLRVLSLIPQAHGAGQEIIAFCMGPLGKFSRVIAPLLGSYLTFATLAAGRESAPGQLTVSEVEAIWGILA; this comes from the coding sequence TTGAGTAGGCTAAAAATCTGCGTGCCGGTCATTGAGCGGAGTAACCAGGCCGCGGCCCAAGCCCTGAAACAGATTGCCGCGCGGGGCTATGTGGCTGAACTGCGGGTAGATTATTTGGCGCAGCCCGATTTGCCTTGGTTATTAGAGGCCCGTCCGGGCCCGGTGATCGTCACTAACCGGCTGCCGCAGGAGGGCGGCCAATGGCAGGGGTCCGAAACGGACCGGCAACGCCTGCTGGAGGAGGCCCTGGAACTGGGAGTGGAATACCTGGATGTCGAACTACAGGCCGAAACCCAATGGCGGGATGACCTGCTGGCCCGGCGGGGTTCCACCCGGATTATCCTGTCATGGCATGACTTCCAGGGGACGCCGGAAACCACCAGGTTAGAGGATATCCTGGCGGAGCAGATGCAGCAAAACGCTGACCTGGTTAAGCTGGTCACTCTGGCCCGGAAATCCGAGGATAACCTGCGGGTGCTGTCCCTGATACCTCAGGCCCATGGAGCGGGCCAGGAGATCATCGCCTTCTGCATGGGCCCTTTAGGAAAGTTTTCCAGGGTCATTGCCCCTTTGCTGGGCAGCTATCTGACCTTTGCCACCCTGGCAGCGGGCCGGGAATCGGCTCCCGGACAATTGACCGTCTCAGAGGTGGAAGCCATCTGGGGGATCTTGGCATGA
- a CDS encoding shikimate dehydrogenase, which produces MIDGNTKVFGILGQPVGHSLSPAMHNAAFQTRGVNAVYVAFPVQNLEQAVLGLRGLDIGGVSVTIPFKEAIIPLLDDIDAKAAAMGAVNTVINQQGRLQGCNTDYLGAIAALKDRTEIKGQHFLLLGAGGAARAIAFGIIEAGGQVTITDIDWDRAQTLARELQVESIALHDLAHCPAAMLINATPVGMAPATEEIPIAPELLGRFSLVMDIVYRPLKTRLLQETEARGGQTIDGLQMLIYQGVVQFELFTGRSAPVEVMRQAALAALSVKS; this is translated from the coding sequence ATGATTGATGGCAACACGAAAGTTTTTGGCATATTGGGCCAGCCCGTCGGTCACTCCTTAAGTCCGGCCATGCACAATGCCGCATTTCAGACCCGCGGAGTTAATGCCGTCTATGTGGCCTTTCCGGTGCAGAATCTGGAGCAGGCGGTCCTAGGGCTTAGAGGCCTCGATATCGGCGGGGTCAGCGTTACCATCCCCTTCAAAGAAGCGATCATACCGCTGTTGGACGACATTGACGCCAAGGCCGCGGCCATGGGCGCAGTGAATACGGTGATCAATCAGCAGGGGCGGCTTCAAGGTTGCAATACCGATTACCTGGGGGCGATCGCCGCCCTGAAAGATCGGACTGAAATCAAGGGGCAGCATTTCCTGCTGCTGGGAGCCGGAGGTGCCGCCCGGGCCATAGCCTTCGGGATCATCGAAGCCGGAGGACAGGTCACGATCACCGATATCGACTGGGACCGGGCCCAGACCCTGGCCCGGGAACTACAGGTGGAATCTATTGCCTTACATGATCTGGCCCACTGCCCGGCAGCGATGTTAATAAACGCTACCCCGGTGGGTATGGCCCCCGCTACGGAAGAGATACCCATTGCTCCAGAATTATTAGGGCGCTTTTCCCTGGTCATGGATATCGTTTACCGGCCCCTTAAGACCCGGCTTTTGCAGGAGACCGAGGCCCGCGGCGGCCAGACCATCGACGGCCTCCAGATGCTAATCTATCAGGGGGTTGTCCAGTTTGAACTGTTTACCGGTCGATCCGCGCCGGTGGAGGTCATGCGGCAGGCCGCCTTGGCGGCCCTGTCCGTTAAATCTTAA
- the aroA gene encoding 3-phosphoshikimate 1-carboxyvinyltransferase yields MAMETKPIDRVEATITLPGSKSFTHRALIAASLADGASTLYNPLQAEDTLLTAQALKQLGAQIDWQGHQCRVLGTAAVLKVPDNPIYLGDSGTSMRLLTALVALGQGRYRLLGSERLNQRPIQDLLDALTPLGVEAFCEAGNGCPPVAVNARGLAGGPTRVAGQVSSQFLSAILLISPFAHKDVEVEVIGELVSRPYVDITLEVMSAFGIAYFRKNYQFFSIPAGQRYQARTYEIEGDASSASYFLGAAAITEGRVKITNLKAPSCQGDARFIQILEQMGCQIEQTPNGLVLQGRPLKGITVNMADMPDLVPTLAVVAAFAQGETTITGVAHLRHKESNRLQAVTTELTKIGIAARETPEGLAIQGGHPHGAAIETYNDHRIAMSFALAGLRVRGIIITNEGCVAKSFPEFWEYFDRLTATN; encoded by the coding sequence ATGGCTATGGAGACTAAACCGATTGACCGAGTCGAGGCAACCATTACTTTGCCCGGTTCGAAAAGTTTTACGCACCGGGCCTTAATTGCTGCCAGCCTGGCGGATGGGGCCAGTACCTTGTACAATCCCTTACAGGCCGAAGATACCTTGCTGACTGCTCAGGCTCTGAAGCAATTGGGGGCGCAGATCGACTGGCAGGGTCATCAATGTCGGGTGCTGGGCACCGCCGCGGTTCTAAAGGTGCCTGATAATCCTATTTATTTAGGTGATTCAGGTACTTCCATGCGTCTTTTGACCGCATTGGTGGCATTAGGACAGGGCCGCTACCGCCTGTTGGGATCAGAGCGACTTAACCAGCGGCCTATCCAGGATCTGTTGGACGCGCTCACCCCCTTAGGGGTCGAAGCGTTCTGCGAAGCGGGCAACGGCTGTCCGCCGGTGGCCGTCAACGCCCGTGGTCTGGCCGGGGGACCGACCCGGGTGGCCGGCCAGGTCAGCAGCCAGTTTCTTTCGGCCATTTTGCTGATCTCCCCTTTTGCCCATAAAGATGTGGAAGTGGAAGTGATCGGCGAACTGGTATCCCGGCCTTATGTGGATATTACCCTGGAGGTGATGTCGGCCTTTGGCATTGCTTACTTCCGCAAAAACTACCAGTTTTTCAGTATTCCGGCTGGCCAGCGTTACCAGGCCCGCACTTATGAAATTGAAGGCGATGCCTCCAGTGCCTCTTATTTTCTGGGCGCCGCGGCGATCACCGAAGGTCGGGTAAAAATCACCAATCTTAAGGCCCCTTCCTGCCAGGGGGATGCCCGGTTTATCCAAATTTTGGAACAAATGGGTTGCCAAATTGAACAAACCCCCAACGGCCTGGTTCTGCAAGGTCGGCCGCTTAAGGGGATAACGGTAAACATGGCCGACATGCCCGATTTAGTGCCTACCCTGGCGGTAGTGGCGGCTTTTGCCCAGGGGGAGACGACTATCACCGGGGTGGCGCACCTGCGGCATAAGGAATCCAACCGTCTTCAGGCCGTTACCACTGAATTGACCAAGATCGGCATTGCCGCCCGGGAAACTCCGGAAGGTCTGGCCATCCAGGGGGGGCATCCTCACGGTGCCGCCATTGAAACCTATAATGATCACCGTATCGCCATGAGCTTTGCCCTGGCAGGCCTGAGAGTCCGGGGGATCATCATTACCAACGAAGGATGCGTGGCCAAATCGTTCCCGGAATTCTGGGAGTATTTTGACAGATTGACGGCTACAAATTAA
- a CDS encoding MFS transporter: MEATSHKNSNVPRAILILTGLNLLDYLDRYVIAALASPIKLELGLSDRAFGLLGTAFFLVYLISSPVFGYLGDRWGRIRLMATGAGLWSLATSLAAWISTYTGLLVARGLVGLGEASFGTLAPAYLADILPISRRARYLGLFYATIPVGAALAYYFGGLVGHRWGWRWAFLLAGLPGLGLALLIFTLPQQSAPTGPDFEHYPKGGFRQPLAMALELWRIPTFRRVTLGYGLLTFALGGLAFWMPRFLEMHKGLSFKEANLLMALATTIAGGLGTLAGGLGGDWLFSISRRAHLWVGGLGVLAALPFGALAIFSTQPLFYGLGLFAACFLLFLNPGVLTTVIVSVAGVSRRATALALNIIIIHLVGDVPSPFLIGWLSDLAGLQYGVSLALLALAGSAGLLLSGIAVVAPDLARAGE, translated from the coding sequence TTGGAAGCCACATCCCATAAAAACTCTAATGTTCCCCGGGCCATCCTGATTCTTACCGGCCTCAATCTGCTGGATTATCTCGACCGCTATGTCATCGCCGCTCTGGCCAGTCCAATCAAGCTGGAGTTGGGGCTGTCAGATCGTGCCTTTGGGTTGTTGGGCACCGCTTTTTTTCTGGTTTATCTAATTTCCTCGCCGGTGTTCGGGTATCTGGGGGATCGTTGGGGGCGGATTCGCTTGATGGCCACCGGCGCCGGCCTTTGGAGTCTGGCCACCAGCCTGGCGGCTTGGATCAGTACCTATACCGGCCTGCTGGTTGCCCGGGGATTGGTGGGGCTGGGAGAAGCCTCGTTCGGCACCCTGGCTCCGGCTTATCTGGCTGATATTCTTCCTATATCGCGGCGGGCCCGCTATCTCGGCCTGTTCTACGCCACCATCCCGGTGGGTGCGGCGCTGGCCTATTATTTCGGTGGTCTGGTGGGTCACCGTTGGGGCTGGCGCTGGGCTTTTTTGCTTGCCGGGTTGCCGGGACTGGGGCTGGCCCTGTTGATTTTTACTCTTCCTCAACAATCAGCTCCCACCGGTCCGGATTTCGAGCACTACCCTAAAGGCGGCTTCCGGCAGCCTTTGGCAATGGCCCTGGAACTATGGCGCATTCCTACCTTTCGTCGAGTCACCCTGGGTTACGGGCTGCTCACTTTTGCCCTGGGCGGCCTGGCTTTTTGGATGCCTCGTTTTCTGGAGATGCACAAGGGGCTGAGTTTCAAAGAAGCCAATCTGTTGATGGCCTTGGCTACCACTATTGCGGGCGGGCTGGGGACGCTGGCCGGGGGTCTGGGAGGAGATTGGCTGTTCTCTATCAGCCGCCGGGCACACCTCTGGGTCGGGGGCCTGGGAGTGCTGGCTGCTTTGCCCTTCGGGGCGCTGGCCATTTTTTCCACCCAACCCCTGTTTTATGGATTAGGACTGTTTGCCGCCTGTTTTTTACTTTTTCTCAATCCCGGGGTGCTGACCACAGTGATCGTCAGCGTTGCCGGGGTCAGCCGCCGGGCCACCGCCTTGGCTTTAAATATCATTATTATCCACCTGGTGGGAGATGTACCATCGCCGTTTCTAATCGGCTGGCTCTCCGACCTGGCCGGTTTACAATATGGCGTATCATTAGCCCTGCTAGCTCTGGCCGGTAGCGCCGGCCTTTTGCTTTCCGGTATCGCAGTGGTGGCGCCAGACCTGGCCCGGGCCGGAGAATGA
- a CDS encoding PqqD family protein: MEQGAVLYNPRTEEVHLLNPAALLVWECCTGVYTLADIVRLLGSIYGRREDLSSEVQVIVEQFAEKVMLELVCRH, from the coding sequence ATGGAACAGGGTGCCGTCCTTTATAATCCCCGGACGGAGGAAGTGCATCTGCTTAACCCGGCCGCATTGCTGGTTTGGGAGTGTTGTACGGGTGTCTATACCTTGGCAGATATTGTTCGACTGCTGGGTTCGATATATGGGCGGAGAGAAGATTTATCCTCTGAAGTACAAGTGATTGTCGAACAATTTGCCGAAAAGGTCATGCTGGAGCTAGTCTGTCGACATTAA